GACCTTGAAGTCCGCGAGGCGGCGGCCGAGTTGGGCGCCGTCGTCGGCGAGGGTCTCGTACTCGCCGTAGTGGACGACCGTGGGCGGCAGGCCGGTCAGATCGGCGTTCACGAGGCTGATCTTCGGATCGGCGAAGTCCACTCCGGGCTCCTGGAGCCAGGCTCCACGGAAGAGCTCCAGGGTGTTCCTGCTGAGCATCTTGTCGTTGTCCTCGTTCTCATCCACCGACGCGTTCTGGATGGTGAGGTCGGTCCACGGCGAGACGCTGACGATCGCGCCCGGGGTCGCCTCGCCCTGCGCGAGTAGGCGCAGCGGGAGCAGCACCGCGAGGGTGCCGCCGATCGAATGGCCCGTGCTGCCGATGTTCCGCGGCTCGTAGCCCTGCGAGAGCAGCCACCGGTAGGCCGTCTCGGCGTCGTCGAGCTGCGCGGGGTAGGGGTGTTCGGGCGCCAGGCGGAAGTCCACGACGAGGGAGCGGGCTCCGGCGGCCTTGGCGATGTGGCCCGCTGCCTTGCGGTCGGAGTGCATGGAGGCGGTGACGGATCCGCCGAAGTGGAAGTGGAGAAGTGCCTTGTCGGGGTCGGCGCCCTCGGGGATGGCCCAGAGGGCGGGGACGCCGCCCGCGTCCACCTCGGCGTACGTGACGCCTTCCGGCTCGGTCGACGCCTTGTGGTTCGAGTCCACGATGTCGCGGATGACGGCCAGGTCGAGACCGGGTGTCGACGACTTCGCGCTCACACTCGCGAGGAACTCCGCGAACTCGTGTGCCTCTTGGCTTACTCCCATGGTGCTGCTCCTTGTCGGGCGGGTGCCGTGCCGCGTTCCCCCGCGGCGGGCGGGTCGATGTACTGGTCATGACGCTAGTAGCTGAGTATGTGAAAGTGAACTCAGGTGAGTCGGAGTCACCTGATGGATGTGCGGAGGCCCATGACGGGGCATCGGGCATGGATCCTTCATGGCGCCTGCCGGGCGGGTCGCGACCTGTGGACCGGACCGCCCGGGGCCGGTGGGGCGAGTGCGTGCGACGCGCCTGTGGGCGGCGCCCGCGCCGGCGATCCGGGGATTCTGCCGCCGCGTCCAGCTTGGCTTCGGTGCGGTCGCGTGGCGGTGGGTGCGGGCGCGACAGCAGGGCGCGAGTGCGCCCTGCCTGCATCGCGCGGGCTTGCCTGCCTCGGCCGGCCGTACCGGTAGGCCTGTCGGCTTGCCGAGCAACTGGTCAGGCCGACGGAATCGGCGGCGATCCGGCCGCCGGACTGTCCTGTGTCCGCGACCGTGGAGGCGCACATGACTTCATGGATGAGAAGGCGTGCTTGTCGGAGTCCTGGGATCCGTTGGGCTGGGCCGTCATTGCACACCGGGCATCAGCGACTGCACGGGTGCTACTCCTCGAGGAACTGAATGGCGTGCTTCAGGAAGCGCTCGGGGTACTGGAACTGCGCTCCATGCCCGGCGTCGGGGTAGATCAGCAGTTGAGCGTTGGGGATGTTCTGGGCGAGGTGCCAGGAGTTGATCGAGGCGATCATCACGTCGTTCTCGCCGTTGAGGACCAGCGTCGGCTGGGTGATCGCGTTCAGGTGGGCGTAGGGGTTCTCGCCCGGCAGCGGTTCCGCGTAGGCGATGGTCGCTTCGAACTGCGCCTGTGCGACTGCGGGCGAGCTCGGCGGGTCCTGGTCGGCCCGCTGGTGGCGGCGCTCCCAGAAGGCCTTGCCTGCTTGCTTCGCGGCTTCCGAGCGGCCGAAGAACAGGAAGAGGAAGTCCTCCAGGGTGGGGACCGGGTTCAGGGCGTACTGAGGCACCTGGGGGTCACTTGTCGGGTCCCCGCCGCGGAGGCCGGTGCCGAGCAGGAGGAGCTTGCGTACCAGCTGGGGGTGGCGCAGCGTGACCTCCTGCGCCTGGAAACCGCCGAGCGAGAAGCCGAGCAGGTCGACCTGCTCCAGCCCCAGTGCGCGGATGACCGCGGCGATGTCGTCGGCCATGTCCTCCATCCGGTTACGCGGCGTGCCCGATGACGAGGCGATGCCGCGCCCGTTGAACAGGATGACCTCACGGCCTTCGGCCAGGCCGTCGGTGAGCAGCGGGTCCCAGTTGTCCATTCCCCCGCGGAAGTGCTGGAGCAGGAAGATCGGGACGCCGGAGGGCTTGCCCCAGCGTCGGTAGGCGAAGCGGTCGCCGTCGACATCGATGTACTGGGTCGGTGCGGTCACATGGGTGTCACTCATGGTCTGGGCCTTTCTGGAGCAGGTAGCAATACGATGACGATCGTAATCCAATAAGTCAAGACCTTTGATGTCGATCGACATCTATGTACGCTTGACCGCTGAGCGTCAATTGAGGAAGGGGCGGCCGATCGTGCGGGTCACCAAGGCGCAGGCAGAGCGCAACCGTGCCCACATCGTCGCGACAGCCGCCAGGCTGTTCCGCGAGCGCGGCTACGACGGTGTCGGTGTGGCGGAACTGATGGCGGCCGCCGGGTTCACGCATGGCGGGTTCTACAAGCACTTCCGCTCCAAGGCCGACCTGATGGCCGAAGCGTCCGCAAGCGGGCTCGCGCAGACCGCGGAACGGGCGGAAGGCCTGGACCCCGCCGAGTTCGTCGAGCGCTACGTCTCGCGGGAGCATCGCGACGGGCGCGGTGACGGCTGCACCATCGCGGCCCTCAGCGGCGACGCCGCACGCCAGCCGGCGGACATCAAAACAGAGTTCGCAGCCGGGATCGAGAACCTGCTGACGGCCCTTCAGGCTCAGAGTGATACGCCGGGGGATGCGGACCAGCGCGCGACCCGCACCATGGTGATCGACATGCTCGCCCACTCGGTCGGCGCGGTCGTGTTGTCGCGCGCATGCCCGGACGGTTCTCCGCTGGCGGACGAAATCCTCGATGTCTGCCGTGCGGGGATTCTTGCGTCACTGACACACGGCAACGTCGACGGGTCGGAGGCGGGGGGCCCGGAAGCCTGACCGCAGCCGAGTGGTCTTGCCGAGTTGCGCGGTGCGGATCGCGGTGACGTACCCGCTGTTCCGGCGCCGAGGGCGACGACGCCGTAGTGCGTGCTCATGAGGTGCCCCCTTTCCGGGGGTTTGGTGGGTGGCGCGTGGAGCGAACGGTCATGCGGCGCGGTGGTGGGGCGCCAGGGTGGCGTGGATCTGGTCGCGGATGTCGGCGAGGACGGCATCGTCGCTGCGGTGCAGGTACAGCGTGGCGGTGGTGCTGACGTGGACGATCGCGGTAATCACCCGTGCCAGCGTCGCCGCGTCGGCGGCGCCGACGTGCTCGTAGCGGGTGAGTAGGCCGGCAATGCCGTCCTCGAGGCGGCCGGCAAGGGTCAGGCCCGCTTGCCGGTAGGGCTCGGCCGGGTCGCCGAAGACGAGTTCGTGCAGGTATGTGCGGCCGTTCTCGATCTGCTCCCTCACGCACTCCACGACGGGACGGATGAGGGCGATGACCCGCTCCAACGCGCCCTGTCCGACGGCGGTGTTCGCGGCGGCGAGGCCGGAATCGACGGCGGCGGCGAACTTCTCGTTCTGCACCATGATCAGCAACTCGGCCTTGGTGGACGCGTACAGGTAGAGCGTCCCGATCGCGACATCGGCCCGGCGGGCGACCTGCTGCGTCGTGACCTTGTCGACGCCGTGTTCGACAAACAGCTCGCGGGCTGCGGTCATGATGCGCTCGCGCTTGTCCTGTTTGGCCCTCTCACGGCGCCCGATCGGCATGTCGCCGCTTCCCATGGGGACCTCCCTTGACAAAATTTCTGAGTGGACTCATAGTTGAGTGTACTCGGATTGGTTGAGCGGGGCGAGACCCCGGATGCCACACCGGGTTGGCCGGTCCAATCGCAAACGTGGATAAATAAGAAAAATTCTAGGAGTGGCGCCCCATGAGAGCGTTCGTCGTCACCAAGTACAAGGAGCCGCTGCAGGAGGCGGACGTCCCCGAGCCCACCGTCGGGGAGCACGACGTGCTGGTCCGCGTGGAGGCCGCCGGGCTGAACCCGCTGGACGAGAAGATCCGCGCCGGCGAGTTCAAGCAGATCCTGCCCTACAAGCTGCCGCTGATCCTGGGCAACGACGTCGCGGGCACCGTCATCGGCGTCGGGACAGCGGTTCGCGGCTTCAAGCCCGGGGACGAGGTCTACGGTCGGCCCGACCAGGACCGCATCGGCACCTTCGCCGAGCGCATCGCCGTCGCGGAGGGCGACCTGGCGCTCAAGCCCGCCTCGATCAGCATGAATGAGGCCGGCGCGCTGCCGCTGGTGGCGCTCACGGCGTGGCAGGCGCTGGTGGGGCGCGGGAAGGTACGGCCCGGGCAGAAGGTCCTCATCCACGCCGGCGCCGGCGGGGTCGGTTCGATCGCGATCCAGCTCGCCGCGCACCTCGGTGCGCACGTCGCCACGACCGCCAGCGCTTCCAACGAGCACTTCGTGCGCGCGCTAGGCGCGGACACGGTGATCGATTACCGCACCCAGGACTTCGAGCAGCTCCTGAGCGGCTACGACCTGGTGTTGGACAGCCTCGGTGGGGAGACTCTCGAGAAGTCCCTGCGGGTGCTCAAGCCCGGCGGCAAAGCCATCGGGATCGCTGGTCCGCCGGAGCCCACTTTCGCGCGCGAGGCCGGCCTCAACCCGTTGCTGCGCCTGGCGGTCGCCGTCCTGAGCCGCAAGATCCGCAAGCAGGCGAAGAAGCTCGGCGTGACGTACGAGTTCCTGCTCATGCGCGCCAGCGGCGACCAGCTCCGCCAGATCACCACCCTCATCGACCAGGGCGTGGTGCGTCCGGTCGTGGGAAAGGTGGTCGGCTTCGACCAGACCCCGCAGGCGCTGCAGTCCCTGTCCCAGGGCGGCATCCGCGGCAAGGCCGTCATCGGCCACAGCTGACCCGCCGCAACCGCGACGGGCGACACAAAACAGACCAGGAGAATCCGCCATGAGCAGCACCGACACCCCGAACGAAGCCGTCATCACCTCCTACGCGAAGGCCCCGGCCCGCACCGTCACCACTGGTGGCGTCACTTACGCCTACCGCGAGCTGGGACCGAAGGGCGGCATCCCCGTCGTCTTCTTCGTCCACCTCGCCGCGACCCTGGACAACTGGGACCCCCGCATCATCGATCCCATCGCGAAGGGCCGTCACGTCATCGCCTTCGACAACCGCGGTGTCGGGGCCTCCACCGGCCAGGTGCCGGACAGCGTCGAGGCGATGGCCGACGACGCCTACACCTTCATCAAGGCGCTCGGATACGACAAGATCGACGTCTTCTCCTTCTCCCTCGGCGGCATGGTCGCCCAGGCCCTGGTGGTCAAGCACCCCGAGCTCGTCCGCAAGCTCGTCCTCACCGGCACCGGGCCCAAGGGCGGCAAGGACATGGACAAGGTCGCCAGAATCACCTACTGGGACATCCTGCGCGCCACCTTGACCCGCTCGGACCCCAAGGAGTTCCTGTTCTTCAACCGCAACGCCACTGGCAAGCCCGCCGCACGCGCGTTCGTCAACCGGCTCAAGGAGCGCACCGTCGACCGCGACGTGGACATCAAGACCAAGGCGTTCCAGACACAGCTGAAGGCCATCAAGAAGTGGGGGCGCTCCACCCCCGACGACCTGTCGTCGATCACGCAGCCCACCCTGATCGCCAACGGCGACAACGACCGCATGGTGCCCTCGGTCCTGTCGGAGGACCTGCACCGGCGCATCAAGGGCAGTGAGCTGATCATCTACCCCGACTCCGGGCACGGCGGCATCTTCCAGTACCACGACCGGTTCGCCCCCGTGGCGGTCGAGTTCCTCGCCCCGTGACAACCGTCTGACCAGGAAGAGAAGGGCACCATCATGAGCACGTCACCGGCCGTCGCGCCGCTGGCAGTGAAGAAGCCTCTCACCTCCTCGATCCTGCTGTGGGTGCGGACCGACCAGCCCCGCCAGACCGGCATGGACCACTGGAAGGGCCCGCACTCGGGGATCATCTCCGCCACTCCGGGCCTGGAGGAGTACCGGCAGATCCACCTCGCCGAGCACAACCCGGGCCGGTGGCCGGCCACCGACGGGGTCCAGACCGCGATCCCCGCCGACCGGAAGATCGACGGCGTCGCGGAAGTCACCTTCCAATCGGCGCTCGCACCCCTGAAAGGGCGCAAGCAGACCAAGCTGGCCTACGCCGACGAGATCAACGTGTTCCGCCGCACCCTGCTCTACGCCGGCCCGCCGAACTCAGCCCGCTGGTACGACGTCGCAGGCCCCGGACAGATGGTCGGTGCCCGCGCTCTGATCTACCTGCGCCGCAGGGACGGCGTCGGCGCCGGCGCCTTCCGGAAGTTCGTCAACGAGCAGCTCGCTCCCGCGCTCGCCGGCACCGGAGTACTGAGGGAACTGCGCACGCAGACGTTCCTGCCCTGGAGCGAAAAGCTCTGGGACACCCCGGACGTCGCCCACGACAACCCCCAGGACCAGCGCTT
Above is a genomic segment from Streptomyces sp. R21 containing:
- a CDS encoding alpha/beta hydrolase fold domain-containing protein; translation: MGVSQEAHEFAEFLASVSAKSSTPGLDLAVIRDIVDSNHKASTEPEGVTYAEVDAGGVPALWAIPEGADPDKALLHFHFGGSVTASMHSDRKAAGHIAKAAGARSLVVDFRLAPEHPYPAQLDDAETAYRWLLSQGYEPRNIGSTGHSIGGTLAVLLPLRLLAQGEATPGAIVSVSPWTDLTIQNASVDENEDNDKMLSRNTLELFRGAWLQEPGVDFADPKISLVNADLTGLPPTVVHYGEYETLADDGAQLGRRLADFKVTSEVHSLPEGQHSFVLGAGRVPEVDQAIQQMGQWLRKHLGA
- a CDS encoding alpha/beta fold hydrolase, with translation MSDTHVTAPTQYIDVDGDRFAYRRWGKPSGVPIFLLQHFRGGMDNWDPLLTDGLAEGREVILFNGRGIASSSGTPRNRMEDMADDIAAVIRALGLEQVDLLGFSLGGFQAQEVTLRHPQLVRKLLLLGTGLRGGDPTSDPQVPQYALNPVPTLEDFLFLFFGRSEAAKQAGKAFWERRHQRADQDPPSSPAVAQAQFEATIAYAEPLPGENPYAHLNAITQPTLVLNGENDVMIASINSWHLAQNIPNAQLLIYPDAGHGAQFQYPERFLKHAIQFLEE
- a CDS encoding TetR/AcrR family transcriptional regulator, whose translation is MSIDIYVRLTAERQLRKGRPIVRVTKAQAERNRAHIVATAARLFRERGYDGVGVAELMAAAGFTHGGFYKHFRSKADLMAEASASGLAQTAERAEGLDPAEFVERYVSREHRDGRGDGCTIAALSGDAARQPADIKTEFAAGIENLLTALQAQSDTPGDADQRATRTMVIDMLAHSVGAVVLSRACPDGSPLADEILDVCRAGILASLTHGNVDGSEAGGPEA
- a CDS encoding TetR/AcrR family transcriptional regulator; its protein translation is MGSGDMPIGRRERAKQDKRERIMTAARELFVEHGVDKVTTQQVARRADVAIGTLYLYASTKAELLIMVQNEKFAAAVDSGLAAANTAVGQGALERVIALIRPVVECVREQIENGRTYLHELVFGDPAEPYRQAGLTLAGRLEDGIAGLLTRYEHVGAADAATLARVITAIVHVSTTATLYLHRSDDAVLADIRDQIHATLAPHHRAA
- a CDS encoding NADP-dependent oxidoreductase, yielding MRAFVVTKYKEPLQEADVPEPTVGEHDVLVRVEAAGLNPLDEKIRAGEFKQILPYKLPLILGNDVAGTVIGVGTAVRGFKPGDEVYGRPDQDRIGTFAERIAVAEGDLALKPASISMNEAGALPLVALTAWQALVGRGKVRPGQKVLIHAGAGGVGSIAIQLAAHLGAHVATTASASNEHFVRALGADTVIDYRTQDFEQLLSGYDLVLDSLGGETLEKSLRVLKPGGKAIGIAGPPEPTFAREAGLNPLLRLAVAVLSRKIRKQAKKLGVTYEFLLMRASGDQLRQITTLIDQGVVRPVVGKVVGFDQTPQALQSLSQGGIRGKAVIGHS
- a CDS encoding alpha/beta fold hydrolase, whose product is MSSTDTPNEAVITSYAKAPARTVTTGGVTYAYRELGPKGGIPVVFFVHLAATLDNWDPRIIDPIAKGRHVIAFDNRGVGASTGQVPDSVEAMADDAYTFIKALGYDKIDVFSFSLGGMVAQALVVKHPELVRKLVLTGTGPKGGKDMDKVARITYWDILRATLTRSDPKEFLFFNRNATGKPAARAFVNRLKERTVDRDVDIKTKAFQTQLKAIKKWGRSTPDDLSSITQPTLIANGDNDRMVPSVLSEDLHRRIKGSELIIYPDSGHGGIFQYHDRFAPVAVEFLAP
- a CDS encoding strictosidine synthase, coding for MSTSPAVAPLAVKKPLTSSILLWVRTDQPRQTGMDHWKGPHSGIISATPGLEEYRQIHLAEHNPGRWPATDGVQTAIPADRKIDGVAEVTFQSALAPLKGRKQTKLAYADEINVFRRTLLYAGPPNSARWYDVAGPGQMVGARALIYLRRRDGVGAGAFRKFVNEQLAPALAGTGVLRELRTQTFLPWSEKLWDTPDVAHDNPQDQRFHASVSLGFTDTAARDAFFTGNLVQELSDRLAPQVSAIHAYDVTAALTYVKNGDILPHYEE